In the genome of Rhodoferax sp. BAB1, one region contains:
- a CDS encoding aromatic ring-hydroxylating dioxygenase subunit alpha, translating to MSDLSLQLQQAHSQLPVSSYFDEALFQREMALIFGRGPRYVGHAASVPEVGDYYALPQEKEGRALVRTPQGVELISNVCRHRQAVMLKGRGSLKATAPGSAGGNIVCPLHRWTYSAQGQLIGAPHFAQDPCLNLNNYKLQEWNGLLFEDNGRDIQADLAGMGPRAELDFTGFTLDRVELHECNYNWKTFIEVYLEDYHVGPFHPGLGHFVTCEDLNWEFKDNYSVQTVGVSEAFERPGSPVYQRWHDALLKYRNGQKPERGAIWLTYYPHIMVEWYPHVLTVSTLHPISPNKTLNMVEFYYPEDITAFEREFVEAQQAAYMETCIEDDEIAERMDAGRRALFERGDNEVGPYQSPMEDGMQHFHEWYRKQMAP from the coding sequence ATGTCTGATTTAAGTCTTCAACTGCAGCAGGCGCACAGCCAACTACCAGTTTCAAGCTACTTCGACGAAGCGCTGTTCCAGCGCGAGATGGCACTCATTTTCGGACGTGGCCCGCGTTATGTGGGCCATGCTGCCAGCGTCCCCGAAGTCGGCGACTACTACGCCCTCCCCCAGGAAAAGGAAGGGCGGGCCTTGGTGCGCACGCCACAGGGTGTGGAGCTCATCTCCAACGTCTGCCGGCACCGCCAGGCCGTGATGCTCAAGGGGCGTGGCTCGCTCAAGGCCACGGCACCTGGCAGCGCCGGCGGCAACATCGTCTGTCCACTGCACCGCTGGACCTACAGCGCCCAGGGCCAGCTGATCGGCGCGCCGCATTTCGCGCAGGACCCCTGCCTGAACCTGAACAACTACAAGCTGCAGGAGTGGAACGGCCTGCTGTTCGAAGACAACGGCCGCGACATCCAGGCCGACCTGGCCGGGATGGGCCCGCGCGCCGAGCTCGATTTCACCGGTTTCACGCTGGACCGCGTGGAGCTGCACGAGTGCAACTACAACTGGAAGACCTTCATCGAGGTCTATCTGGAGGACTACCACGTCGGCCCCTTCCACCCGGGCCTGGGCCATTTCGTGACCTGCGAGGACCTGAACTGGGAGTTCAAGGACAACTACTCGGTGCAGACCGTGGGCGTGTCCGAAGCCTTCGAGCGCCCGGGTTCGCCCGTCTACCAGCGCTGGCACGATGCGCTGCTGAAGTACCGCAACGGCCAGAAGCCCGAGCGCGGCGCGATCTGGCTGACCTACTACCCGCACATCATGGTCGAGTGGTACCCGCACGTGCTGACCGTCTCCACCCTGCACCCCATCAGCCCGAACAAGACGCTGAACATGGTGGAGTTCTACTACCCGGAAGACATCACCGCCTTCGAGCGCGAGTTCGTCGAAGCCCAGCAGGCCGCCTACATGGAGACCTGCATCGAGGACGACGAGATCGCCGAGCGCATGGACGCGGGGCGCCGGGCCCTGTTCGAGCGCGGCGATAACGAGGTCGGGCCTTACCAGAGCCCCATGGAGGATGGCATGCAGCATTTTCATGAGTGGTATCGGAAGCAGATGGCGCCCTGA
- a CDS encoding exodeoxyribonuclease VII small subunit — protein MAKASTSTSAPGTPVSYEAALQELEQLVSRLESGELPLEQLLTGYQRGAELLSYCRDKLAAVEGQIKVLDEGTLKTWTPE, from the coding sequence ATGGCCAAGGCTTCCACATCCACCTCCGCACCCGGCACCCCCGTCAGCTACGAGGCGGCCCTGCAGGAACTCGAGCAACTGGTCAGCCGGCTGGAGTCCGGCGAACTGCCGCTGGAACAGCTGCTCACCGGCTACCAGCGCGGTGCCGAACTGCTCAGCTACTGCCGCGACAAGCTCGCCGCGGTGGAGGGCCAGATCAAGGTGCTGGACGAAGGCACCCTCAAGACATGGACACCAGAGTGA
- a CDS encoding polyprenyl synthetase family protein, with protein sequence MRAWSTERLTRVERALETWVGTDAPAGLGEAMRYAVLDGGKRLRPLLVLAASEAVGGNERAALRAACAVELIHAYSLVHDDMPCMDNDVLRRGKPTVHVKYGEAGALLAGDALQALAFELLTPDSDNVPEAMQARLCRLLAHAAGSAGMAGGQAIDLASVGLKLDENQLRHMHRLKTGALLQGSVLMGVACGDVSAGERQALSDFGAALGLAFQVVDDILDVTADSATLGKTAGKDAEQDKPTYVSILGLERSRAYAQELHAQALAALDASGLADARALRALADMVVDRVN encoded by the coding sequence TTGCGTGCCTGGAGCACCGAGCGGCTGACGCGCGTGGAGCGTGCGCTGGAGACCTGGGTCGGCACCGACGCCCCGGCCGGACTGGGCGAGGCCATGCGGTATGCCGTGCTGGACGGCGGCAAGCGCCTGCGTCCGCTGCTGGTGCTGGCCGCCAGCGAGGCCGTGGGTGGCAACGAGCGCGCCGCCCTGCGCGCGGCCTGTGCGGTGGAGCTGATCCACGCCTACTCCCTGGTGCACGACGACATGCCCTGCATGGACAACGACGTGCTGCGCCGGGGCAAACCGACGGTGCACGTGAAGTACGGTGAGGCCGGTGCCCTGCTGGCCGGCGACGCGCTGCAGGCCCTGGCCTTCGAACTGCTCACCCCCGACAGCGACAACGTTCCCGAAGCCATGCAGGCGCGCCTGTGCCGCCTGCTCGCACACGCGGCCGGCAGCGCTGGCATGGCCGGCGGCCAGGCCATCGACCTGGCCAGCGTGGGACTCAAGCTCGATGAAAACCAGCTGCGCCACATGCACCGCCTCAAGACGGGCGCCCTGTTGCAGGGCAGCGTGCTGATGGGCGTGGCCTGTGGTGATGTGAGCGCCGGCGAGCGACAGGCCTTGAGCGATTTTGGCGCCGCCCTCGGTCTGGCCTTCCAGGTGGTGGACGACATCCTCGACGTGACGGCCGATTCCGCCACCCTGGGCAAGACCGCCGGCAAGGACGCCGAGCAGGACAAGCCCACCTATGTGTCCATCCTCGGGCTGGAGCGTTCGCGTGCTTACGCGCAGGAGCTGCATGCGCAGGCGCTGGCCGCGCTGGATGCCAGCGGCCTGGCCGACGCGCGTGCCCTGCGCGCCCTGGCCGACATGGTGGTCGATCGAGTGAATTGA
- the dxs gene encoding 1-deoxy-D-xylulose-5-phosphate synthase: MSDTTYPLLQTVNDPADLRQLTRAQLRPLADELRAYVLESVSRTGGHLSSNLGTVELTVALHYVFNTPHDRVVWDVGHQTYPHKILTGRRERMGTLRQLGGLSGFPQRSESEYDAFGTAHSSTSISAALGMALAARQKGEDRHAIAVIGDGAMTAGMAFEALNHGGVEDCKLLVILNDNDMSISPPVGALNRYLAQLMSGRFYAAAKQVGKTVLKGAPPLFELAKRFEEHAKGMVVPATLFEKFGFNYIGPIDGHDLDSLIPTLENIKHLQGPQFLHVVTKKGQGYKLAEADPVAYHGPGKFDPAVGLVKPATPPKQTFTQVFGQWLCDMADHDPRLVGITPAMREGSGMVEFHQRFPGRYYDVGIAEQHAVTFAAGLACEGLKPVLAIYSTFLQRGYDQLIHDVALQNLPVVFALDRAGLVGADGATHAGNYDIPYLRCIPNMAVACPADERECRQLLSTAFEQNHPVAVRYPRGAGVGVATVAGLQGLPYGKGEVRREGKGIAILAFGTLLYPALAAAEKLGATVVNMRWAKPLDVELLLKVAATHEALVTVEEGAIMGGAGSAVGEALQAAGLLRPLLQLGLPDVFIEHGDPAKLLALQGLDAAGIQASIERRYPALVKPALKVVG, from the coding sequence ATGTCCGATACCACCTACCCCCTGCTGCAGACGGTCAACGACCCGGCTGACCTGCGCCAGCTCACACGCGCCCAGTTGCGCCCCCTGGCCGACGAACTGCGTGCCTATGTGCTCGAAAGCGTGTCCAGGACCGGCGGGCACCTCAGCTCCAACCTCGGCACCGTGGAACTTACCGTGGCGCTGCACTACGTCTTCAACACGCCGCACGATCGTGTGGTCTGGGACGTGGGCCACCAGACCTATCCGCACAAGATCCTGACCGGCCGGCGCGAGCGCATGGGTACGCTGCGCCAGCTCGGCGGCCTCAGCGGTTTTCCGCAGCGCAGCGAAAGCGAGTACGACGCCTTCGGCACCGCGCACAGCAGCACCTCGATCTCCGCCGCCCTGGGCATGGCCCTGGCCGCGCGCCAGAAGGGCGAGGACCGCCACGCCATTGCCGTCATCGGCGACGGCGCCATGACGGCCGGCATGGCCTTCGAGGCGCTGAACCACGGTGGCGTCGAAGACTGCAAGCTGCTGGTCATCCTCAACGACAACGACATGTCGATCAGCCCGCCGGTGGGTGCGCTCAACCGCTACCTTGCCCAGCTCATGAGCGGGCGTTTCTACGCCGCAGCCAAGCAGGTGGGCAAGACCGTGCTCAAGGGCGCGCCGCCGCTGTTCGAGCTGGCCAAGCGCTTCGAGGAGCACGCCAAGGGCATGGTGGTGCCGGCGACTCTCTTTGAGAAGTTCGGCTTCAACTACATCGGCCCCATCGACGGCCACGACCTCGACTCGCTGATCCCCACGCTGGAAAACATCAAGCACCTGCAGGGCCCGCAGTTCCTGCACGTGGTCACCAAGAAGGGCCAGGGCTACAAGCTGGCCGAGGCCGACCCCGTGGCCTACCACGGCCCCGGCAAGTTCGATCCGGCCGTGGGCCTGGTCAAGCCCGCCACGCCCCCGAAGCAGACCTTCACGCAGGTGTTCGGCCAGTGGCTGTGCGACATGGCCGACCATGATCCGCGCCTGGTCGGCATCACGCCGGCCATGCGCGAAGGCTCGGGCATGGTGGAGTTCCACCAGCGTTTCCCGGGCCGTTATTACGACGTCGGCATCGCGGAGCAGCACGCCGTCACCTTTGCCGCCGGCCTGGCCTGCGAGGGACTCAAGCCGGTGCTGGCCATCTACTCCACCTTCCTGCAGCGTGGTTACGACCAGCTCATCCACGACGTGGCCCTGCAGAACCTGCCCGTGGTGTTCGCGCTGGACCGTGCCGGCCTGGTCGGTGCCGACGGCGCCACCCACGCCGGCAACTACGACATTCCCTACCTGCGCTGCATCCCCAACATGGCCGTGGCCTGCCCGGCCGACGAGCGTGAATGCCGTCAGTTGCTCTCCACCGCTTTCGAGCAGAACCACCCTGTGGCCGTGCGTTACCCGCGCGGTGCCGGCGTGGGTGTCGCGACGGTTGCCGGTCTGCAGGGCCTGCCTTACGGCAAGGGGGAGGTGCGCCGCGAGGGCAAGGGCATCGCCATCCTGGCCTTCGGCACACTGCTCTACCCGGCCCTGGCCGCGGCCGAGAAGCTGGGGGCCACCGTGGTCAACATGCGCTGGGCCAAGCCGCTGGACGTGGAGCTGCTGCTCAAGGTGGCCGCCACGCACGAGGCGCTGGTCACGGTGGAGGAGGGTGCCATCATGGGCGGTGCTGGCAGCGCTGTGGGCGAGGCCCTGCAGGCCGCCGGCCTGCTCAGGCCCCTGCTGCAGCTGGGCCTGCCCGATGTGTTCATCGAGCACGGGGACCCCGCGAAGCTGCTGGCCTTGCAGGGGCTGGACGCGGCCGGCATCCAGGCCAGCATCGAACGCCGTTACCCCGCGCTGGTCAAGCCCGCGCTCAAGGTCGTCGGCTGA
- a CDS encoding TRAP transporter substrate-binding protein, translated as MDRRSLIKQAGIAGVLAAGAAPAVHAQAAVRWRLASSFPKSLDTIFGSAEKFSQTVKSLSGGKFEVSVHAAGELMPAFGVVDALQNGTVEMAQTAPYYFTGKSPIFAFGCAVPFGLTARQMDAWMEHGNGRKLMDAFLDQYNIKSRSAGNTGTQMGGWYRKEIKTVKDLKGLKMRMGGGLFGETMQKLGVVAQNMPAGEVYQALEKGTLDATEFVGPYDDEKLGFNKVAPFYYYPGWWEGGAELEFFINKKAYAALSSENQAIVDAATAVAARDMTAKYDAMNPLALKRLVAAKTQLKPFSKEIMDAGYKAAMAVFAEHEAKSPEFKKIHQDMRAFQRDQILWARFSEFRYDGFMSSAKL; from the coding sequence ATGGATCGTCGTTCCCTCATCAAACAGGCCGGCATTGCCGGCGTGCTGGCCGCTGGTGCCGCCCCCGCCGTCCACGCCCAGGCTGCCGTGCGCTGGCGCCTGGCCTCGAGCTTCCCCAAATCGCTCGACACCATCTTCGGCAGCGCCGAGAAGTTCTCGCAGACCGTCAAGTCCCTGTCCGGCGGCAAGTTCGAAGTCTCGGTGCATGCGGCCGGCGAATTGATGCCCGCTTTCGGCGTGGTGGATGCGCTGCAGAACGGCACCGTCGAGATGGCGCAGACCGCGCCCTACTATTTCACCGGCAAGAGCCCCATCTTCGCCTTCGGTTGCGCCGTGCCTTTCGGCCTGACCGCACGCCAGATGGACGCCTGGATGGAGCACGGCAACGGCCGCAAGCTGATGGATGCCTTCCTCGACCAGTACAACATCAAGAGCCGCAGCGCCGGCAACACCGGCACCCAGATGGGCGGCTGGTACCGCAAGGAAATCAAGACGGTCAAGGACCTCAAGGGCCTGAAGATGCGCATGGGTGGCGGCCTGTTCGGCGAGACCATGCAGAAGCTGGGCGTCGTGGCCCAGAACATGCCCGCCGGCGAGGTCTACCAGGCGCTGGAAAAGGGTACGCTGGATGCCACCGAGTTCGTCGGCCCCTACGACGACGAGAAGCTGGGCTTCAACAAGGTGGCTCCCTTCTACTACTACCCCGGCTGGTGGGAAGGCGGCGCCGAGCTCGAGTTCTTCATCAACAAGAAGGCCTACGCTGCGCTGTCCTCCGAGAACCAGGCCATCGTCGACGCCGCCACCGCCGTGGCCGCGCGTGACATGACCGCCAAGTACGACGCCATGAACCCGCTGGCCCTCAAGCGACTGGTCGCTGCCAAGACCCAGCTCAAGCCCTTCTCCAAGGAGATCATGGACGCCGGCTACAAGGCCGCCATGGCCGTCTTCGCCGAGCACGAGGCCAAGTCGCCCGAGTTCAAGAAGATCCACCAGGACATGCGCGCCTTCCAGCGCGACCAGATCCTGTGGGCGCGTTTCTCCGAGTTCCGCTACGACGGCTTCATGTCCTCCGCCAAACTGTAA
- a CDS encoding TRAP transporter substrate-binding protein: protein MDRRSLIKHAGIAGVLAAGAAPAVHAQAAIRWRLASSFPKALDTIFGAAEVFARKVKEMSGGKFEISVHAGGELVPPFGVVDAVQNGTVECCHTAPYYFFGKDETFALGCAIPFGLNSRQMTAWIYQGNGGKLLREFYANYNIVNFAAGNTGAQMGGWYRKQIKSVKDMKGLKFRVGGFAGKVIERMGGVPQNIPGGEIYQALEKGTIDAAEWVGPYDDQKLGFYKVAPFYHYPGWWEGGPQLDVFVNNKAYESLSPENKAIVEAAAAFAHTDMQAKYDAKNPEALKQLVANKAKVVPFPKDVLDLAFKESMALYSDISAKNPNWKKVYTDYSNFRREQNLWFRFTEARFDSYMQSQKL from the coding sequence ATGGACCGTCGTTCCCTTATCAAGCACGCAGGCATTGCCGGCGTGCTGGCTGCCGGCGCCGCACCTGCCGTGCACGCCCAGGCCGCCATCCGCTGGCGCCTGGCCTCCAGCTTCCCCAAGGCCCTGGACACCATCTTCGGCGCTGCCGAAGTCTTTGCCCGCAAGGTCAAGGAAATGTCGGGTGGCAAATTCGAGATCTCGGTGCATGCCGGCGGTGAGCTGGTCCCGCCCTTCGGCGTGGTGGATGCCGTGCAGAACGGTACCGTCGAGTGCTGCCACACGGCGCCCTACTACTTCTTCGGCAAGGACGAGACCTTCGCCCTGGGCTGTGCCATCCCCTTCGGCCTGAACAGCCGCCAGATGACCGCCTGGATCTACCAGGGCAACGGCGGCAAACTGCTGCGCGAGTTCTACGCCAACTACAACATCGTCAACTTCGCGGCCGGCAACACGGGCGCGCAGATGGGCGGCTGGTACCGCAAGCAGATCAAGAGCGTCAAGGACATGAAGGGCCTGAAGTTCCGCGTCGGCGGCTTCGCCGGCAAGGTGATCGAGCGCATGGGCGGCGTGCCGCAGAACATCCCTGGTGGCGAGATCTACCAGGCGCTGGAAAAGGGCACCATCGACGCCGCCGAGTGGGTGGGTCCGTACGACGACCAGAAGCTGGGCTTCTACAAGGTCGCTCCTTTCTACCACTACCCCGGCTGGTGGGAAGGTGGCCCGCAGCTCGACGTGTTCGTCAACAACAAGGCCTATGAGTCCCTGTCGCCCGAGAACAAGGCCATCGTCGAGGCTGCCGCAGCCTTCGCCCACACCGACATGCAGGCCAAGTACGACGCCAAGAACCCCGAGGCCCTGAAGCAGCTGGTCGCCAACAAGGCCAAGGTCGTGCCCTTCCCCAAGGACGTGCTGGACCTGGCCTTCAAGGAATCCATGGCCCTGTACAGCGACATCAGCGCCAAGAACCCGAACTGGAAGAAGGTCTACACCGACTACAGCAACTTCCGCCGCGAGCAGAACCTCTGGTTCCGTTTCACGGAAGCGCGTTTCGACAGCTACATGCAGTCGCAGAAGCTGTAA
- a CDS encoding TRAP transporter large permease subunit — MEFLAQQFVPIMFAGLLVLLLTGFPVAFALAATGLGFGFIGMEIGLFPSSLFQALPLRIFGIMQNDTLLAIPFFTFMGIILERSGMAEDLLETVGQVFGPLRGGLAIAVILVGALLAATTGVVAAAVISMGLISLPIMLRYGYSRTIAMGAITASGTLAQAIPPSLVLIVLADQLGRSVGDMYAGALVPGLLLVGLYLLFVVIVALFKPSMVPALPPEARIYREPNGTSGHRSLLVLVLICAGVGYAWSLVHDGLMTAWLERTVPSPGDEIVIMSMTLASLTGLALAIVNRVSKLGLLSRLAEQVTFVLMPPLILIFLVLGTIFLGVATPTEGGAMGAVGALVLALGKRRLGMGLMKQALDNTAKLASFVLFILIGSTVFSFTFNAADGHFWVEHLFADMPGGAWGFLIVVNILVFILGMFIDFFEIAFIVIPLLAPVAEKILPGLFPGMTADVAMIWFGVIIAMNLQTSFLTPPFGFALFYLRSVAPKKDYTDRVTGQLIPAVTTGQIYKGSIAFIIIQLFMVGIIMAFPNLVTGNIDKGQNLSDSEVMQQLEMQSNATGEEEAPAGDEASEPELKPEDDESSQTEADPMQALQDAMKKDGK, encoded by the coding sequence ATGGAATTCCTCGCACAACAGTTCGTGCCCATCATGTTTGCGGGCCTGCTGGTTCTGCTGCTGACGGGTTTCCCGGTGGCCTTTGCGCTGGCCGCCACCGGTCTGGGCTTCGGTTTCATCGGCATGGAGATCGGCCTGTTTCCGTCCTCCCTGTTCCAGGCCCTGCCGCTGCGTATCTTCGGCATCATGCAGAACGACACGCTGCTGGCCATCCCCTTCTTCACCTTCATGGGCATCATCCTGGAGCGCTCCGGCATGGCCGAAGACCTGCTGGAGACCGTGGGCCAGGTGTTCGGCCCGCTGCGCGGCGGCCTGGCCATCGCGGTGATCCTGGTGGGCGCCCTGCTGGCCGCCACCACGGGTGTGGTGGCCGCGGCCGTGATCTCCATGGGCCTGATCTCGCTGCCCATCATGCTGCGCTACGGCTACAGCCGCACCATCGCCATGGGCGCCATCACGGCTTCGGGCACGCTGGCGCAGGCCATCCCGCCCTCGCTGGTGCTGATCGTGCTGGCCGACCAGCTGGGCCGCTCGGTGGGCGACATGTACGCCGGCGCGCTGGTGCCGGGCCTGCTGCTGGTGGGCCTGTACCTGCTGTTCGTGGTGATCGTGGCCCTGTTCAAGCCCTCCATGGTGCCGGCCCTGCCGCCCGAGGCGCGCATCTACCGTGAACCCAACGGCACGTCGGGCCACCGCTCGTTGCTGGTGCTGGTGCTGATCTGCGCCGGCGTGGGTTATGCCTGGTCCCTGGTGCACGACGGCCTGATGACCGCCTGGCTGGAGCGCACCGTGCCCTCGCCCGGCGACGAGATCGTGATCATGTCCATGACCCTGGCCTCGCTGACCGGCCTGGCCCTGGCCATCGTCAACCGCGTGAGCAAGCTGGGCCTGCTGTCGCGCCTGGCCGAGCAGGTGACCTTTGTGCTCATGCCCCCGCTGATCCTGATCTTCCTGGTGCTGGGCACGATCTTCCTGGGCGTGGCCACCCCCACCGAAGGCGGCGCCATGGGCGCAGTCGGTGCCCTGGTGCTGGCCCTGGGCAAACGCCGCCTGGGCATGGGGCTGATGAAACAGGCGCTGGACAACACCGCCAAGCTGGCCTCCTTCGTGCTGTTCATCCTGATCGGCTCCACGGTCTTCAGCTTCACCTTCAATGCGGCCGACGGCCACTTCTGGGTCGAGCACCTGTTTGCCGACATGCCCGGCGGGGCCTGGGGCTTCCTGATCGTGGTGAACATCCTGGTCTTCATCCTGGGCATGTTCATCGACTTCTTCGAGATCGCCTTCATCGTGATCCCGCTGCTGGCGCCGGTGGCCGAGAAGATCCTGCCCGGCCTGTTCCCGGGCATGACGGCCGACGTGGCCATGATCTGGTTCGGCGTGATCATCGCCATGAACCTGCAGACTTCATTCCTGACCCCGCCCTTCGGCTTCGCGCTGTTCTACCTGCGCAGCGTGGCGCCCAAGAAGGACTACACCGATCGCGTCACCGGCCAGCTGATCCCGGCCGTGACCACCGGACAGATCTACAAGGGCTCGATCGCCTTCATCATCATCCAGCTCTTCATGGTGGGCATCATCATGGCCTTCCCCAATCTGGTGACAGGCAATATCGACAAGGGGCAGAACCTCTCGGACAGCGAGGTGATGCAGCAGCTGGAGATGCAGAGCAACGCCACCGGCGAGGAAGAAGCACCCGCCGGGGACGAGGCGTCCGAACCTGAACTCAAGCCCGAGGATGATGAAAGCTCGCAGACCGAGGCCGATCCCATGCAGGCCCTGCAGGACGCGATGAAAAAGGACGGCAAATAA
- a CDS encoding TRAP transporter small permease subunit — protein sequence MQVLLKLSRLIDSLSSRVGWLTMWLILATTLISAGNAIVRKAFGTSSNGLLEIQWYLFAAVFMLGAGYGFLKNSHVRIDFIAARLSARARNWIDVGGILLVLIPFCGICIALSWPMFTQAYTSGEMSQNAGGLIRWPVYAFMPLGFTLLLLQALSELLKRVLFLLGQGPDSLADADHKSDEQKHLEELEAIAARKLAGEK from the coding sequence ATGCAGGTACTCTTAAAACTATCAAGGCTGATCGACAGCCTGAGCAGCCGGGTCGGCTGGCTCACCATGTGGCTGATCCTGGCCACCACCCTCATCAGCGCCGGCAACGCCATCGTGCGCAAGGCCTTCGGCACCAGCTCCAACGGCCTGCTGGAGATCCAGTGGTACCTGTTTGCCGCCGTCTTCATGCTGGGCGCGGGTTACGGTTTCCTCAAGAACTCGCATGTGCGCATCGACTTCATCGCCGCGCGCCTGAGCGCCCGCGCACGCAACTGGATCGACGTGGGCGGCATCCTGCTGGTGCTGATCCCCTTCTGCGGCATCTGCATCGCCCTGAGCTGGCCCATGTTCACCCAGGCCTACACCTCGGGTGAGATGTCGCAGAACGCCGGCGGACTGATCCGCTGGCCGGTCTACGCCTTCATGCCCCTGGGTTTTACCCTGCTGCTGCTGCAAGCCCTGTCGGAGCTGCTCAAGCGCGTGTTATTCCTGCTCGGCCAGGGGCCGGACAGCCTGGCCGACGCCGACCACAAGAGCGACGAGCAGAAGCACCTGGAAGAACTCGAAGCCATCGCCGCCCGCAAGCTGGCTGGAGAAAAATAA
- the senA gene encoding selenoneine synthase SenA, with protein sequence MAFEIPVPSFSRLDSADLRRAGRDLLSLALMDARNHTLFLIDQYEQALRVQGMQVPCLPELNPPLWELGHLGWFQERWIGRNLQRHQGPRADPQATLLASLLPQADFWWDSSRMPHDRRWALELPSLGDIKSYLLATFEATLELLAKTPDEDDALYFYRLALFHEDMHGEAFVYMAQTLGLRLQLDLPAPALTREPLWLPATRWRLGLDAGDGFTFDNERPAHEVAVPEFEIDAQPVNWTQYVEFVADGGYDRPELWLPAGWDWLQDQVRREGRRAPRHVEQIGVARPGGHGAVLQRWFGQTVRMAGWSPVMHVSWWEADAWCRWAGRRLPTEVEWELAAHQAAARGFRWGEVWEWTASTFYGYPGFAADPYRDYSEPWFGTHKVLRGASLATRRRMKSPRYRNYFLPGRDDVFSGFRSCTV encoded by the coding sequence ATGGCCTTCGAAATTCCCGTCCCCTCCTTCTCCCGGCTCGACAGCGCCGACCTGCGCCGCGCCGGGCGGGACCTGCTGAGCCTGGCGCTGATGGACGCGCGCAACCACACCCTGTTCCTGATCGACCAGTACGAGCAGGCGCTGCGGGTGCAGGGCATGCAGGTGCCCTGTCTGCCCGAGCTCAACCCGCCCTTGTGGGAGCTGGGCCACCTGGGCTGGTTCCAGGAGCGCTGGATCGGGCGCAACCTGCAGCGCCACCAGGGGCCACGTGCCGACCCTCAGGCCACGCTCCTGGCCTCGCTGCTGCCCCAGGCCGACTTCTGGTGGGACTCCAGCCGCATGCCGCACGACCGGCGCTGGGCGCTGGAACTGCCCTCGCTGGGTGACATCAAGTCCTACCTGCTGGCCACTTTCGAAGCCACCCTGGAGCTGCTGGCCAAGACCCCGGACGAGGACGACGCGCTCTATTTCTATCGCCTGGCCCTGTTCCACGAGGACATGCACGGCGAGGCCTTCGTCTACATGGCCCAGACCCTGGGCCTGCGCCTGCAGCTGGATCTGCCGGCGCCCGCCCTCACGCGCGAGCCCCTGTGGCTGCCGGCCACCCGCTGGCGGCTGGGGCTGGATGCGGGCGACGGTTTCACCTTCGACAACGAGCGCCCGGCGCACGAGGTGGCGGTGCCCGAGTTCGAGATCGACGCCCAGCCCGTGAACTGGACCCAGTACGTCGAATTCGTCGCCGATGGCGGCTACGACCGGCCCGAGCTCTGGCTGCCGGCCGGCTGGGACTGGCTGCAGGACCAGGTCCGGCGCGAAGGGCGCCGCGCGCCGCGCCATGTCGAGCAGATCGGCGTGGCGCGCCCCGGCGGCCATGGGGCTGTGCTGCAGCGCTGGTTCGGCCAGACCGTGCGCATGGCCGGCTGGTCACCCGTGATGCACGTGAGCTGGTGGGAGGCCGACGCCTGGTGCCGCTGGGCCGGCCGGCGCCTGCCTACCGAGGTCGAGTGGGAGCTGGCGGCGCACCAGGCTGCCGCGCGCGGTTTCCGCTGGGGCGAGGTCTGGGAGTGGACGGCCAGCACCTTCTACGGCTACCCCGGTTTCGCGGCCGACCCCTACCGCGACTATTCCGAGCCCTGGTTCGGCACCCACAAGGTGCTGCGCGGCGCCTCGCTGGCCACGCGCCGGCGCATGAAATCGCCCAGGTACCGCAACTATTTCCTGCCCGGGCGCGACGACGTCTTCAGCGGTTTCCGCTCCTGCACCGTCTGA